Sequence from the Thunnus maccoyii chromosome 22, fThuMac1.1, whole genome shotgun sequence genome:
TGTGACATTGCATTTTAGCTACTTTCTCATGTTTTACTAGGTAGAATTTGTCCAAGAGCTTTCcaattttcatgaaaaaaatgttgaatttgttccactatcattattattaatgaataaGGAGACCCACCAGGTCAACAGTGGAGTTCAGCTCAGAAATGAATTCCAGGCTTCGCTGCTTGCCATCTTTTATTTTGGCCAAGGCCCTGGCGGACGCCCGCTTTCGGAGTTTGGCGGAGAGGGAGCCCAGGCGTACGTAGTAGCTCGGCTCCTTTTTGTCAAAGCCTTGCACGGTTTTCGCCTCCAGCTCTGTCATAAGGGAAGGAAAACAAATagtccattaaaaaaaaataaaaaaaagacagacaacatATGAAAGCCACAACTTTAACTTATGTTCTTGTCAGGGATGCTTTCAATCATGAAAATCCTGACAAATTAAAAACGCTAGTGGAACATGTTCTAGCTGATTTAATCCCTTCTTGTCTGCGATGAATTGCTACAGCATCTTGCATGAGCGCTTTAAAGCCATGAAGAATGCGGTCATTCACAACAACCCACAGTTAACTCTAAACAAAAACTCCTTTAACAGCGGAGAAAAACAGACCACCAATGCAAATTTGGATTCTCAGAAGAGCATAATCCGATAAGTCCTGTTTTCCTGGAAACTGGACCAAATCCATGGTCAACAACGTACTCCAGCTGCTTCTTAATAACTGACCCTTGACACAGTTTGTTATAGAAGATTAATCTTAGTGGCCTTTCTCACTTAATATTTCATACAAACTCTGGCGCATCAAGTCATACAGAATAATCTTTCCGCCTCCTAACCTCTTAAAAAATCTATTGAGTCAAGCTGAAATAGGAAAGCTCAATCATTGGTTGAGGTTTTCACCACACTTGTAAAAATAGGTCATGAGTAGATTTCTGTGATTTCAGGTGTTACACAATGTTTTGGCTCTGAGCCCGCTCACCCAGCTCGTCCTCCGTCAGAGGCAGGTACTGCTCCACCAGGCTCTCAGACGTGGTAAGAGCCGTGTCCACTCCACTGCTCACCATCCGGGCCACACGGCTCTCCAGTACTGTGCTGACACTCCCAGTGACCACAGCTTTGGTTTTCTCCATCCCATCCTGAACCGCACCCCGAGTCTTTTCCACCATGCTGGTCAGGGTGTCTGACACTGTGCCCTTGGCACCAGACACAACGTCTTTAGCGTTGGTTACCACATCCTTGGCGCTGGAAACAATCTGGGcaggggcaaaaaaaaacatgggcAAATAAAGTGAGCTGTCTTTGGAGTGATTGCAGCAAAGGATCAGTTTGAAGTGGGTGAAAAGATAGCAGTTGAGAAAGACGGGACATAGGTCACAGCTCAGCCATCAGGAGATTGGCTCACATTACTGTCTGCTAGGATATTGTGCAATTAGGTTGGTCATGGAACCAGGGCGTACCTGCTCAGAGGGCTGGTGAAGAATGGGCAAGTTTTTCTCAATCTTGTCCAAACCTTTACAAGCCAGGTCATTAGCGATGGCAACTGTGGGCAACAAAACAATAACGCAAATTAGAAAAAACTAGTATTTACTTactatttactttttaaaaagtgaataaatattcctataattaaaaaaaacaaatgtatcacAAGTTTTTGGTTTATTCCAGGATGATTATGAGCAAACTGGGTGAAAGATCAAGATGAGTAACAGCTAGTAGCGTGACCtgaacttcctgtttccagctCTGCCTGTGTGACTCAGCTAACTATCACCACAGAGTTTTGTTTTGACATCCCATAAACTTTAAAAGCAAGATGTATGAAATTCAGAGCCAAGGGCGCTTACTCTGAGGCTCCAGCTTGTCAATGATGGGTGAAGCAGTGGTGAGAGCCACAGAGGTGATGGTCCAGACTCCTTGCTCTGCCGCCTCACACACAGACTTGATGTAAGGGTGGGTGCCCTTAGTGTTAGAGTACACGCTGGACACCAAGCCATAGGTGGAGCTCACCAAAGGAAGGCTGGTCACCCTCTCCACCACATTCTGTGAGGAAATACAAAAGGAATGTTAGACTTACTTGAACTTACTTAATGAGAGCTTAACCAACCTATTAGCTCAAATCTTATTCCAACAGCAATAAGGGAGGAAAGATGGTACAGTGTAcatacttttatactttttacaaTTCATTTTCTATGGTGCTTTGCTTAAGTATTACACtgtagaatatatatatatatatatatatatatatatatatatatatatatatatataaagctaTTCCACAGTTAACAAACATTAGCTAAATAACCTTGCATAGGTTTTTCGAACAAACTTACCTGATTTGGGATAACGTCTGCTGCTGCCATGTCTGCTGAAAACACCTGTAGAGATAAGACAATACAACgtttctattattttctaaGAAAACCACGAAAAGCCAGAAAAATAAAGAGGCAAGACTACTTCCTTATTACAGTAGCATGTCTTCAGTAGctacaaaatgacacaaaacaactCAACTACAGCTGCCACGTCGTTAAGAAGTATCATTAACTGTGTAGATAAAAGACTCACCGGTTGATTCAGAAGTATCTTAGTCGTCAATGAGCTGACTGATGATGCGTGTgaagtgacagcagctgtattTATACTCTATAATTATCGCGAGATGTAGTGCAGGATGTTGACGTAAGCGACAGTCAATGTTTCTAGGGCAAAGGTAAAAGGggtaaaagtttagtcagggGAATTCCTATGAAATGATTACTGATGTCTAAATATTTCTTAACATTTCATAAGCAAGCTTTTCTTCATACACTCAGGCTGTCTGGCCAAGAATAGACTGACAGCATACTTGAAAAAACATAACCCACTATTATATTAACTGTAGCTAACGAACTTTTTCATGTAATAACGAAACTGAAAACAGTGTAAGTGTACACCTACAGGGGGGGCTTTGGGGCAAAAAATGAACTGAAGGCCCCTATTACAAACATATAGCTTTGTAATTATATTTTGCATAGAGCCCAGAGACCAACCAACACTCCCAACCTGGATTACTACCTGGTCCAAGCTTTGTTGTTGTGGCAGTTAAATCTAATCCAAATTTATTAGGGAGTATGCATCATTTAAATGCCAAAAggaactgaaataataataagaagaagaagcataAGAAATGCTTTATTAATACTGAAGGAAATTTAAATGTCACAATAGCCCCACCCGGGCCACATCACACAAAACAatagaataaaattaaaaaatatctaaCAGGTCTAAAATTTTTCCCCCTCTACGAGTAAACAGAGGATCTGCCCTAAGGTCCTTGTTATTTCAGATGATATAAGCTTGCTTTAGTGCTGCATGTTcccaaacaaatttaaaattaatcagATTATCAGAACCAAGACTTTTGAGGGCTCCTGCAGCTCTGGGGGAAGTTGCCTCCGTTGCTCAGTTTGTAATCCAGCCCTGAGTACACAGGAAATCATGCAGGCACTGGCTCAGACAGGGCTGATCATATTAGAGGCCACATGATTTACATGCTAGCTTTAAAAGTTTAACATGGTGTTAAGACTGTGAATTCGCTGACTGGTCAGTGATGGTGGTGGTTAATCCAGGACCTACCTGGGTTATTCATTTTTGTCCTAGATAAACTCCTGTTTTTAATGCAGGAGCAATAACCAGTTCCTCAAAATGTGTTATAGAGTCTGTTCATTGCATTATCCATCCAGGTCATACATGCAACACAGtcaaaaataagaaatgaatgAGATCTGGATCATCTATTTTCTGCaggaaaatacataaaatgacaaCACTGCCTTCATGATTTAAACAGTAGGTAATCTgcagaaaataatatttgagGCTTTGATTGGCACATCATTTTCtgaataatgtctttaaaaagtttCCAGTATAAATTTATTGTGGGCTATCGGTTTTAACCACACATGCATGTTTGGTTGAGGAAAACgatgaacataaaaacagtttgaattCACTGTCAAATATTAATTTGCTCTCCAGGGAAGGAAGCCAGTGTCGCTGTATACTTTCTCTCATGCTATATATAAGAAACATTATATGATTTTGGAAATTAACATAAGAAATCAGGCCAGACTAACACCTTTCTTAATACATTTCTGATGGCCTGAATAGTACCACATGTCAGTGTTTTACCCACAGATGAACAGGTCTGTGTTTGCCAGTAGCTCATCAGAGCCAGATGTGTGGCCCTGTTTCTAATTTGAGAGCAATTCACTATTTTTTATCTGTCAGTGCTCATTTCTATAAAGAATTTCTGTatgtgttatttaaaaaaaaaaaaaaaaggaaattaagtGTTAATGCAGTTTCTTTGCATACACTTGGAAACGTTATGAGGAAACGTGGGCTCTAGTCAAAATATTCACTGAACCAATATGGATAACACATTTGGGTCCTGGATCCTGCAGATGAACCCCTTGGGGCCCATTTATCAACCTTTTTGTAACTCAAATAGACCCCATATGAAAATACTGGCAACACTAAACCACAGTTTGATAAGATTCTGTCTGAAGGAAGTCCCTGTAATAAGATGAGTTACTAAAagaatatatagtatataactAATAAGAAATACACTATGAAGTGAGTGACGATCCACTGACACACTGTATGTAGGCctacttacacacacatgccacGTTGTATTGGACATTGATCTAATCACATTTTATAGTCCACGTCATACTCCTTTAATTGCCTTGATCAGCCTCGTGTGATTTGATGGTGAGCAAAGTACAACCAGTTGATCACAAATGATGACGAAATCTCCTGTAGTATTTCTATTGGGTTTTAAGAGGTGTAACATTTGGCTCATAGTTGTTCTGTGATGTAATACCTTCTAATATGTGTTCTAGACTTAAACGATTACCGTAGCGTCCACACcttttaaacatcaaaatgtgGGTAATTTAGTGTTTTTAGGTCCAGTTAGAGCCTGAAGCTGTCCATGTGCATAAAATCATGAGTGTACTAAAACACTTTCAGTACAAACAacctgtttacattttttttttaaaaaagagtcaAATTTAAACTGACAGAATCAGCAAGATACAAAATCTAAACATTTtactacaaaacatttttccaaaatTGATTTAGTTATTTTGTACCAGCACACTTAAATTAAACCACCCCAGAGCAGTGTGTCCATGTGAATGACTGAGCAGTATTACCCATCTTGTGTAAATAATGTGAACTCTGAATTCAAAGTGACATAATCAGGGTCATTTTGGTTCAGTGTCCTAAATTGAGTTCTCTTAAAACACTGGAAAATCTAAATGTGCAAAATAACAATAGT
This genomic interval carries:
- the plin2 gene encoding perilipin-2; translated protein: MAAADVIPNQNVVERVTSLPLVSSTYGLVSSVYSNTKGTHPYIKSVCEAAEQGVWTITSVALTTASPIIDKLEPQIAIANDLACKGLDKIEKNLPILHQPSEQIVSSAKDVVTNAKDVVSGAKGTVSDTLTSMVEKTRGAVQDGMEKTKAVVTGSVSTVLESRVARMVSSGVDTALTTSESLVEQYLPLTEDELELEAKTVQGFDKKEPSYYVRLGSLSAKLRKRASARALAKIKDGKQRSLEFISELNSTVDLIEYGRKNIDGANQMVNDKLNSLVAWRSNGPNQENSHEAEVIESRTLALARSLTHQLQTTCLVLVSSMQGLPNHIQQEVISVGRSATQVYTSFSKAKVLGDLPDSVLTSSKVQLGKMKDSLDHVMDYLVNNTPLNWLVGPFYPRVSPEETQTASCCSPSTQPCQEVPKEVEMESLDSQQQQ